The Pseudonocardia broussonetiae DNA segment GCGCGCTGCCGCAGCAGGGCCAGCGAGCAGGCCATGGCCACCTGGCCGGCGACGGCGTCCATCATCTCCGTGGAGTCGCCGTCCGGGCGCAGCAGCACCCAGCCGATCCGGTCGCCGTCGGCGTGCACCGGCTGGGTCCACACCGCCCGCCCGGCGATGGTGGTGCGCCCGGCTCGGGTGCCCGACGGCACGGTGCCGGGCAGCTCGACGGTGAGGCTGCGGCCCCCGTGCGAGGCGACGAGGACGCCCTGGGTGTCGTAGATCCCGACCTGGCAGTGCAGCTCCCCGCCCACGGTCCGCGCGATCGCCGGCAGGCCACCGCCGTCGCGCACCGTCAAGAGCAGCGTCTGCTGGAGGCGGGACGAGCGGTCCAGCACCGCCACCTGGCGGCGCAGCTCCTCGCCCACCTGCTCCATCTCCCGGACGGCCGCGGCCTGCTCGTCGTGCAGCCGGGCGTTGTCGATCGCGACGGACGCGACGTCGGCGAAGGTCACCATCCGGCGGACGTCGCGCTCGGTGAACAGCGACGGGCGGCGGCGCCACACCTCGAGCACCCCGACCAGCTCGCCGTGCAGCCGCAGCGGCACGGCCAGTGCGGACTGGGTCTCCTCCGCCACCGCGAGGAACACGAAGTCCTGGCTGATGGTGTGGTCATCCAGGTAGTTGTCGACCTTCGCCGGCTCCCCGGTGAGGAACACCAGCCCGGCCACGCCCTGGCCGCGCTGCATCCGCAGCCGGGAGGTGTCGATCACGCGGTGGCCGACGCAGGAGCGCATGCGCACCTCGTCGCCCTCGCGCAGGAACACTCCGCAGATGTCGGCGTCGAGCAGCTGGGACGTGCGGTCGGCGATGGACAGCAGCACCTGGTCGAGGTCGTGCACCGTCAGCAGCCGCTCGACGATGTCGCGCACGACCGCCGTCTCCGCGGCCTCGGCGACGGCGCCGTGCCGCGCCGTGTCGCGGGCGGTGGCGAGGGTGAGCCATGCGGCGGCGCGACGCAGCAGGGAGCAAACGCCTGCGGGCACCGCCCGGGACGGATCCCACTGCAGTTCCAGCTCGTCGCCGATCGGACGTGCGATGACCTCCGCACCGACGAGCCGACCGGCCAGCTCCGTGAGCTCGGCCTGCGCGGCCGCGGCATCGGGCGGCACCCGCTCCAGCAGACGCTCCAGCTCCGCGGCGGGGTCGTCGACGAGGCGCAGCGCCGCGTAGCTCTCGCGTTCGGCTGGCGTCATCGCCCGTCCTCCGCCTGTGCTCGTCCCTACCCACCCCGGGCCTCCTGCGTCGGCCCGTCCATCCCTCACTGGATCGCGATCAGCGTTTTGAGCGTACGGCGCCCGGCCATGCGTGCATATGCCTCCGGAACGGCGTCGAGCGGCACGGTCTCCGACGCCACGACCGTCGGGTCGACCGCGCCGGAGCGCACCAGCGCCAGCAGCGGGCCGGCGTCGCGGGCGAGGTCGCCGATGGCGAAGGTCAGGGTCAGCTCGTCGGCGAAGGCGCGCGCCACCGGCAGTTCCCAGCCCGGGTCGGTGTGCACGCCGACGGAGACGACGGTGCCGCGGCGGCGCACGAGTGCGAACCCGGTCTGCAGGCCGCGGGGCCCGCCGATCGCGTCGATCACGGCGTCGGCACCGCGGCGGTCGGTGAGCCGGTCGACGAGCGCGCGGGCGTCGTCGGGGGTGGCCACCACGGCGCCCTGGGCGGCCGCGAGCTCGCGACGGGCGTCGACGGGCTCCACGAGCACGACGATCCCGGCCCCGCAGGCCTGCGCGGCGAGGCTGGTGAGCTGCCCGACCGGTCCTCCGCCGATGACGGCGACGGTGTCGCCGGGCCGGATCGCCGCCCGCTGCACCGCCGCGTACCCGGTGGCGAGCGTGTCGCCCAGGAACACCGCGGCGTCGACGTCCACGCCGTCGGGGACCGCCTGCAGGACCGTGTCGGCGTGAGGTACGCGGACCAGTTCGGCCTGCGCACCCGGCAACGCGGGGCCGAACGCCGAGCCGGTGCCGAAGAACTGTCGCTCGGCGCACTCCCAGTGATCGCCGCGGCGGCACCACCAGCACCGGCCGCACGACGTGAAGTCCGCTCCGACCACGAGGCCACCGCGGCGATGACCGTGCACGCCGGCGCCCAGGTCCACCACCTCGCCCACGAACTCGTGGCCGAGGACGAAGCCCTCGGGCAGCCCGGTCGGATGGGCGACGACGTGCAGGTCGGTGCCGCACACGGCCGCACGGCGCACCCGCACGACGACGTCGGTGGGCTCCTCGACACCCGGGTCGGGCACGGTGTCCACCTCGACCCGCCCCTCCCCCGTGTACACGACGGCTCTCACCGTGTCAGCGCTCCCACGCGCTCGCGGATCCGGTCGGCGGCCGCGCGCAGCGCGGTGAGCTCGTCGGGCGCGAGGTCGACCTCGACGATCTCCCGCACCCCACCCCGGCCCAGCCGGACGGGCAGCCCGACGTAGACGTCGCGGATGCCGTAGGTGCCGTCGGCCAGCACCGCGGCGGGCAGCACCTCGCCGGTGTCGCGGACCATCGCGAGCACCATCGACGCGGCCGCCGTGCCGGGCGCCAGGAACGCGCTGCCGTTGCGCAGCAGGCCGACCACCTCGGCGCCGGATCCTCGGGCCCGGTCGACGGCCGCGTCGACCCCGTCGGCCACCTCGGCGAGCGGGCGGCCACCGACCGTTGCCTGCGAGAGCGGGATGACCATCTCCTCGCCGTGGCCACCCAGCGCGAGCGCGCGCACCCGGTCGGGGCGATCCCCTGCCGCCGGTGCCACCAGCGCCCGGAAGCGCGCGGTGTCGAGCACCCCGGCCATCCCGACGACCCGCTCGGCGGGCAACCCCGACGCCTGCCAGGCGTGCTGGGTCATCTCGTCGAGGGGGTTGGTGACGACGACGAGCACCGCGTCCGGGGAGGTCCGCGCGGCTCGCGCGGCCACGTCGCCGACGATCGCGGCGTTCGAGCCGACCAGGTCGGCGCGGCTCATCCCGGGCTGCCGGGCCCGTCCCGCGGTGATCACGACGTAGTCGGCGGCTCCCGCCTCCTCGACCGTCCCGCACCCCCGGACCCGCGTGGCGAACCCACCGAGAGCCGCGGAGTGCGCGAGGTCGAGCGCCACCCCGCGGGCCCGGCCCTCGTCGACGTCGACCAGGACGATCTCGCCGAACACGTCGGCGTCGGCGAGGCGCATCGCGGTGACCGTGCCGACGTTCCCCGCCCCGACCACGATCACCCGCCGGACCGCGCCGGGACGGACGGCGGACGGCAGCGGGGCGCCCCGCCGGAACAGCGCGCCCGACGGCGGCCGGACCGGGCGGGGGGCGGTCGAGCTGCGACCGGTGACGGTCGGCGGGCGGGCACCTGCCGGCGAGGGGCGCGGGGCGGCGGGTGCCGGTCGCGGCGGCGGCACCGACGAGGTCCCGGACCCGGTACGGCGGTCCCCGGTGACCGCGGCCGTCGTGCCCGGCGTGGCGACGACGATCTCGACGCCCCGCTCCCTGGCCCGTTCGCGCGCCAGCGGGGTGACCACGTCGCGCGGGCCGACGGCCAGGATCCCGGCCTGCGCCGCCGCGTCGACGTCGTCGGCCCCGACCACGCGGGAGCTCATCGCCCGTCCTCCCGCCCGTGCATCCCCTCCAGCGCGGCCACCGCCGCGTCCCGGGCCGTCACCACGTCGCTCTCGCTGCCGGACAGGAACATGCGCCCGAACCGGCCGACCGCCCGCAGCTCGATCACGGTGATGTCGGCGGCCTTCTCGGCCTCGTTGGCCGCGACGGCGATGTATGCCGCCGGGGCCACCTCCATGACCAGCAGGCTCTGCCCGGGCATCATCATCGAGCCCTTGCGCCACTTGTTGAGCAGCTGCGCCTGGTAGGGGTGCACGTTGGTGATGAACTGGGTCGACGCGATCGTCGGCCGGATGCGGTCCGCCTCGGTCAGGCCGAGCTCGTCGAGCACCGCCTGCCCGGAGGCCAGCACCTCCGCCTGCTGCTCGGAGTGGATCTCCAGCAGCCCGAACTCGCGCTCGA contains these protein-coding regions:
- a CDS encoding alcohol dehydrogenase catalytic domain-containing protein, whose translation is MRAVVYTGEGRVEVDTVPDPGVEEPTDVVVRVRRAAVCGTDLHVVAHPTGLPEGFVLGHEFVGEVVDLGAGVHGHRRGGLVVGADFTSCGRCWWCRRGDHWECAERQFFGTGSAFGPALPGAQAELVRVPHADTVLQAVPDGVDVDAAVFLGDTLATGYAAVQRAAIRPGDTVAVIGGGPVGQLTSLAAQACGAGIVVLVEPVDARRELAAAQGAVVATPDDARALVDRLTDRRGADAVIDAIGGPRGLQTGFALVRRRGTVVSVGVHTDPGWELPVARAFADELTLTFAIGDLARDAGPLLALVRSGAVDPTVVASETVPLDAVPEAYARMAGRRTLKTLIAIQ
- a CDS encoding malate dehydrogenase, with amino-acid sequence MSSRVVGADDVDAAAQAGILAVGPRDVVTPLARERARERGVEIVVATPGTTAAVTGDRRTGSGTSSVPPPRPAPAAPRPSPAGARPPTVTGRSSTAPRPVRPPSGALFRRGAPLPSAVRPGAVRRVIVVGAGNVGTVTAMRLADADVFGEIVLVDVDEGRARGVALDLAHSAALGGFATRVRGCGTVEEAGAADYVVITAGRARQPGMSRADLVGSNAAIVGDVAARAARTSPDAVLVVVTNPLDEMTQHAWQASGLPAERVVGMAGVLDTARFRALVAPAAGDRPDRVRALALGGHGEEMVIPLSQATVGGRPLAEVADGVDAAVDRARGSGAEVVGLLRNGSAFLAPGTAAASMVLAMVRDTGEVLPAAVLADGTYGIRDVYVGLPVRLGRGGVREIVEVDLAPDELTALRAAADRIRERVGALTR
- a CDS encoding helix-turn-helix domain-containing protein codes for the protein MTPAERESYAALRLVDDPAAELERLLERVPPDAAAAQAELTELAGRLVGAEVIARPIGDELELQWDPSRAVPAGVCSLLRRAAAWLTLATARDTARHGAVAEAAETAVVRDIVERLLTVHDLDQVLLSIADRTSQLLDADICGVFLREGDEVRMRSCVGHRVIDTSRLRMQRGQGVAGLVFLTGEPAKVDNYLDDHTISQDFVFLAVAEETQSALAVPLRLHGELVGVLEVWRRRPSLFTERDVRRMVTFADVASVAIDNARLHDEQAAAVREMEQVGEELRRQVAVLDRSSRLQQTLLLTVRDGGGLPAIARTVGGELHCQVGIYDTQGVLVASHGGRSLTVELPGTVPSGTRAGRTTIAGRAVWTQPVHADGDRIGWVLLRPDGDSTEMMDAVAGQVAMACSLALLRQRAASRARSEALEQVLWDLLQGPVEHRIAARTRAQHLNVPLGGALRVLYGRLENVEELAAEHGWDTSQTDRVRRDAVRAVRSADEGQALSLASLRGDFVVVVVSDLDRTGVKDLVARMSAVVRDGSGGLRLTWGISRPHEDVVELPSALNEARTALSAAHRLGGENVFLYEELGIVRLLLGSGDDPDLQTFIEEATGPLLAYDRDNDGSLIRTLRAFFDADCSQRVAAERLFVHHKTLRYRLEQIKQLTGLDLSRHEDRMRADFALRLLQVSGVNEPDADGDAADLLGRSVRSV